One Streptomyces sp. NBC_00223 genomic window carries:
- a CDS encoding Twin-arginine translocation pathway signal encodes MTTSAGLPAVRDSLHLALLADPAGSPAVVDLTEAAVEHYALGYSKHPPHVLFTEVHGARGLLMRALTSGTPVAVPVEAELRRGIGWLSALLGNLAFHLDDPTGARVHLATAVTYGDRAGDARLSAWAWGAQAMVARATGRHTAALAHAERAVACAPAGLPRAQAHAWARLPSLAALGREREADAALATATRELEADAHGWAPGRFGYDAAEHALHEADAHRALRRTERATACAEQSLSTATPGTPAWAAASLLMAQTEATTAPTDAAQRADHVLTRILATRLRSPSRARLTQLASALAGVDAAGVADLRERVRALPPSIDAHGGAVSA; translated from the coding sequence ATGACGACCTCTGCCGGTCTGCCGGCCGTCCGGGACTCGCTGCACCTTGCACTGCTCGCCGACCCCGCGGGCAGCCCGGCGGTGGTCGACCTCACCGAGGCCGCGGTCGAGCACTACGCCCTCGGCTACAGCAAGCACCCGCCGCACGTACTATTCACCGAAGTGCACGGCGCGCGCGGTCTGTTGATGCGCGCCCTCACCAGCGGCACGCCTGTGGCGGTACCCGTGGAGGCCGAGCTGCGCCGGGGGATCGGCTGGCTCTCCGCCCTGCTGGGCAACCTCGCTTTCCACCTCGACGACCCCACCGGGGCCCGGGTCCACCTCGCCACCGCCGTCACCTATGGCGACCGCGCAGGTGATGCCCGCCTGTCGGCCTGGGCCTGGGGCGCCCAGGCGATGGTCGCCCGCGCCACCGGCCGGCACACCGCGGCCCTGGCCCATGCCGAGCGGGCGGTTGCCTGCGCACCCGCCGGCCTGCCACGCGCCCAAGCACACGCCTGGGCACGGCTCCCGTCCCTCGCCGCACTCGGCCGGGAACGAGAAGCCGACGCAGCGCTCGCGACGGCGACCCGGGAACTGGAAGCCGACGCCCACGGATGGGCACCCGGACGCTTCGGCTACGACGCGGCCGAACACGCCCTCCACGAAGCCGACGCCCACCGCGCCCTGCGGCGCACCGAACGCGCCACGGCCTGCGCCGAACAGTCCCTGAGCACCGCCACGCCCGGCACACCGGCATGGGCCGCCGCCTCCCTGCTCATGGCCCAGACCGAGGCCACCACCGCACCCACCGACGCCGCGCAGCGCGCCGACCACGTACTGACGCGCATCCTCGCCACACGGCTGCGCTCCCCCTCGCGCGCCCGCCTCACGCAGCTCGCCTCGGCCCTTGCCGGAGTTGACGCCGCCGGTGTCGCCGACCTGCGCGAGCGCGTACGCGCACTGCCACCGTCCATCGACGCTCACGGCGGGGCCGTGAGCGCCTGA
- a CDS encoding DUF5959 family protein has product MCVFDAADSQISVTVPVRLPGGWLADQRRYLADVVRACRMGEPEHRS; this is encoded by the coding sequence GTGTGTGTCTTCGACGCGGCTGATTCACAGATCTCGGTCACCGTTCCCGTCCGTCTCCCCGGCGGCTGGCTCGCGGACCAGCGGCGGTATCTTGCTGACGTCGTGAGGGCCTGCCGGATGGGCGAGCCGGAGCACCGAAGCTGA
- a CDS encoding SMI1/KNR4 family protein — MGAWELLRGLMPVTAESDTSVDWGRAEESWGKTFPPDYRKFIETYGAGVIENYLVIFKPEFKGGQPESDYGGMIPSTLDAEGAWVDYEKSPELQGAAPELIAWGGDSSADLLCWDASGSDPEAWPVLVWNRDDLLWSRYDCGMVEFLVRMLREEFSECPLGGLSLWGKQPALFLNEREKERLLAQGLDPWTGEPDPFAGRRWG; from the coding sequence ATGGGCGCATGGGAGTTGCTGAGAGGGCTCATGCCGGTCACGGCCGAGAGTGACACCTCGGTCGACTGGGGTCGGGCGGAGGAGTCGTGGGGGAAAACGTTCCCGCCCGACTATCGAAAATTCATCGAGACTTATGGCGCTGGGGTGATTGAAAACTACCTGGTGATCTTCAAGCCGGAATTTAAAGGCGGACAGCCGGAGTCGGATTACGGAGGCATGATTCCTTCCACGCTCGATGCCGAAGGCGCCTGGGTGGACTATGAAAAATCCCCCGAACTGCAAGGGGCGGCCCCCGAGCTGATCGCATGGGGCGGTGATTCCAGTGCGGACCTTCTGTGTTGGGATGCTTCCGGTAGTGATCCCGAAGCATGGCCCGTCCTCGTCTGGAACAGAGACGACCTCCTGTGGAGTCGCTACGACTGCGGAATGGTGGAATTTCTTGTGCGCATGTTGCGGGAGGAATTCTCCGAATGTCCGCTGGGTGGGCTGTCTCTGTGGGGAAAACAACCTGCGCTTTTCCTCAACGAACGTGAAAAGGAACGGTTGCTGGCACAGGGTCTGGACCCGTGGACGGGCGAGCCCGATCCCTTCGCCGGCCGACGCTGGGGCTGA
- a CDS encoding DUF4434 domain-containing protein: MRRGLARLASFIAFVCIACLVISPTASATPLKKEAKSSQATHVRGQQPAPAPSTKVGPYHAVRPSTSELNAAKKAKSATPDFGPGEHIVSGWSAHKLSIDQMVRYGINSIIQPDAVPEEWRPTGALSELAPLYLTYLIGKSKQTSPATRSWVESLTKNLAADPSATSEVHPKYSPVHLEPAKATGSAQKLTADDSTDPSCGDSSVYDWPDLPTQHHRYYCDYITPDFNVLYNHGTDLPESHGANGIPSAIITIANAAEEAYGLYTTGDGLPGVSGMGYQEPSGRLTIFVGDWIHDHSDDGAAFTLPVGPGSQPSIWMPADPHDYDALVRHELFHAFQYQYISQIGIVLDPFAGSINLSSDFAALNWWMESTAQWATHRTYVLNPYWYFDFDPGWTYWDGYTANDYADYQRSYYAQELPDFFTAPEHAVNSWAGLGSGRQYGEFGLAEYLSEQTDDSDAVLRTWQSIKQDDLLPMDAINTVFAGYGLDFKQELLGFAAANYRMAGPASFDGFGESDTESLWPSVLENSTYANTHADSHGQARPARNTANVTTTAGGDVILQPGGAGYVDLIPTSASGGRRITVAVHAVTGTGSPSDTRFGLIPWYGSVPGHLIQGDSSGHVSAVVGNGVTFVTLVVERSDYVNSADSVPANSQADVSWYATSEAPARTAAQPDPAAAGRLGGSFIQPDLVDQWSDATLADEMADMKNLHISRLILQWSANTADSHRNGAKTAVYPTNQPGYLQVTSTDVVQRLLSAADTAGVEVWVGLPTSDTWWSVYAGDSSWLGYQGTSDLAVAHELWSRYHSHSSFKGWYLPLEMDNVHFSSSYDQNNMIDFYNQVIGGLRTVDDTMPVAVAPFYNAVNTALTGWQSASAWSDMWENILSHTDIDVVALQDGVGAGHADAGMLPTWFAAMKDAITAGHPSTVLYSDSETYIMALPGLEPMPAKTLVADLHAVENSVAGFWSFSFNHYLSLNSSLPTAAYFNAYQSWARTPTGDGDDGDTPSTPPQPSATVMGPQTVALSWPDSTDTGSGVAGYHIYRNGELVTDKLGSSGSYWDRQLDGGTTYTYGIQAFDGSGNTSAMSTLVSATTPALPAAPVNYARCGAPDGQPGCSYTSDTPADFSYPDTDGTSLTDGLYGADLYGPQWQGRNNPGTYSFTVDLGSERAIKEIDSSWFQVRQDYVFLPPQIRYLVSENGVDYGLVSSIDQPAISAGIQSKTYRAINVATTGRYVRIEVDGGTAWSMVNEVEVRGS, from the coding sequence ATGCGGCGCGGGCTGGCAAGATTGGCATCATTTATTGCCTTTGTCTGCATCGCATGCCTGGTTATTTCCCCTACGGCATCCGCCACTCCGCTGAAGAAGGAAGCAAAGAGCAGCCAGGCCACCCACGTTCGAGGGCAGCAGCCGGCACCGGCGCCAAGCACCAAGGTGGGTCCCTACCACGCAGTCCGGCCAAGCACTTCAGAACTGAACGCCGCAAAGAAGGCAAAATCCGCCACGCCAGATTTTGGGCCCGGCGAGCACATCGTCAGCGGATGGTCGGCGCACAAGTTGTCCATTGACCAGATGGTGCGCTATGGAATTAATTCCATCATTCAACCCGATGCCGTTCCCGAGGAGTGGCGTCCCACAGGTGCTCTGAGTGAATTGGCTCCCCTGTATCTGACTTACCTCATCGGCAAGTCGAAGCAGACGTCACCGGCTACCCGCTCGTGGGTGGAATCGCTGACGAAGAACCTGGCAGCCGATCCCTCAGCGACCTCCGAGGTCCACCCCAAGTACTCACCCGTCCACCTGGAGCCCGCAAAGGCCACCGGGTCGGCGCAAAAACTCACTGCCGACGACAGCACCGATCCCAGCTGCGGCGATTCCTCCGTCTATGACTGGCCGGACCTGCCAACACAGCACCACCGGTACTACTGCGACTACATCACGCCCGACTTCAACGTCCTTTACAACCACGGCACGGACCTGCCGGAATCCCATGGCGCAAACGGAATACCTTCGGCAATCATTACGATCGCCAACGCAGCAGAGGAGGCATACGGGCTGTACACCACCGGGGATGGGCTGCCCGGAGTCTCGGGTATGGGATATCAGGAGCCGTCCGGTCGGCTCACCATTTTCGTCGGAGACTGGATTCACGACCACTCGGACGACGGGGCAGCGTTCACCCTGCCGGTCGGACCCGGAAGTCAGCCGTCGATCTGGATGCCGGCCGACCCACACGACTACGACGCGCTCGTCCGGCACGAACTTTTTCACGCATTTCAATACCAGTACATTTCCCAAATCGGCATAGTCTTGGATCCGTTCGCCGGATCTATCAATCTCTCCAGCGACTTCGCCGCCCTGAACTGGTGGATGGAATCAACAGCACAGTGGGCCACTCACCGGACCTACGTACTCAACCCGTACTGGTACTTTGATTTCGACCCTGGCTGGACCTATTGGGACGGATATACGGCGAACGATTACGCAGACTATCAGCGCAGCTACTACGCCCAGGAACTTCCAGATTTCTTCACGGCGCCCGAACATGCCGTGAATTCATGGGCCGGACTCGGCTCCGGAAGACAGTACGGCGAGTTCGGTCTTGCTGAATATCTGAGCGAACAGACCGACGACTCCGACGCGGTACTGAGGACCTGGCAGTCCATCAAGCAGGACGACCTCCTGCCGATGGACGCGATCAATACGGTCTTCGCGGGTTACGGTCTGGACTTCAAACAGGAACTGCTCGGTTTCGCGGCGGCGAACTACCGGATGGCCGGACCTGCCTCCTTCGACGGTTTCGGCGAAAGTGACACCGAAAGCCTCTGGCCCTCGGTCCTGGAGAACAGCACATACGCCAATACGCACGCCGATTCGCATGGCCAGGCACGCCCTGCCCGGAATACCGCCAACGTGACCACGACGGCCGGCGGAGATGTCATCCTCCAGCCCGGAGGTGCCGGATATGTGGATCTCATCCCCACCTCGGCGAGTGGAGGCCGGCGCATCACCGTCGCGGTTCACGCCGTCACCGGCACCGGCTCCCCCTCCGACACCCGATTCGGGCTGATTCCGTGGTACGGGTCGGTGCCTGGGCACCTGATCCAAGGGGATTCCTCCGGCCATGTGTCAGCGGTGGTGGGAAACGGCGTCACCTTCGTGACTCTGGTGGTGGAGCGGTCGGACTACGTCAACTCCGCGGACTCCGTCCCGGCCAACTCACAGGCGGACGTGAGCTGGTACGCGACGTCGGAAGCCCCCGCACGCACCGCCGCCCAGCCCGATCCCGCAGCTGCCGGGCGGCTGGGGGGGTCGTTCATTCAGCCCGACCTGGTGGACCAGTGGTCGGACGCGACGCTGGCCGACGAGATGGCGGACATGAAGAACCTGCACATCTCGCGCCTGATCCTCCAATGGAGCGCGAACACGGCCGACAGCCACCGCAACGGGGCCAAGACCGCGGTCTATCCCACCAATCAGCCGGGCTACCTCCAAGTCACCTCCACGGACGTCGTCCAGCGGCTGTTGTCCGCCGCGGACACGGCAGGAGTGGAGGTGTGGGTCGGGCTCCCCACCAGTGACACATGGTGGTCGGTCTACGCCGGCGACTCGAGTTGGCTGGGTTACCAGGGAACCTCGGACCTGGCCGTCGCACATGAGTTGTGGAGCCGTTACCACAGTCACAGCTCTTTCAAGGGCTGGTATCTGCCCCTGGAAATGGACAACGTCCATTTCAGCAGCAGCTACGACCAGAACAACATGATTGATTTCTACAACCAGGTGATCGGCGGGTTGCGTACCGTCGACGACACCATGCCCGTGGCCGTGGCACCGTTCTACAATGCCGTCAACACCGCACTCACCGGCTGGCAGTCGGCCAGCGCCTGGAGTGACATGTGGGAGAACATCCTCAGTCACACCGACATCGACGTCGTCGCGCTCCAGGACGGCGTCGGAGCGGGCCACGCGGACGCGGGCATGCTCCCGACCTGGTTCGCGGCCATGAAGGACGCCATCACCGCCGGGCATCCCAGCACTGTCCTGTATTCCGACAGTGAGACCTACATCATGGCGCTGCCGGGGCTGGAACCCATGCCGGCCAAAACGCTGGTCGCCGACCTGCACGCAGTCGAGAATTCCGTGGCCGGTTTCTGGTCGTTCTCTTTCAACCACTACCTCTCACTGAATTCTTCCTTGCCCACCGCGGCCTACTTCAACGCCTACCAGTCGTGGGCACGGACCCCGACCGGCGACGGAGACGACGGCGACACACCGTCCACGCCGCCGCAGCCCAGCGCGACGGTGATGGGCCCGCAAACAGTCGCGCTCTCATGGCCGGACTCCACCGATACGGGAAGCGGAGTGGCCGGTTATCACATATACCGCAATGGTGAGCTGGTCACCGACAAACTCGGATCGTCCGGATCTTACTGGGACCGCCAACTCGACGGTGGCACCACCTATACCTACGGAATCCAGGCGTTCGACGGTTCCGGCAACACCTCCGCCATGAGCACCCTGGTGTCGGCCACCACCCCCGCGCTGCCGGCGGCCCCGGTGAACTACGCGCGCTGCGGCGCTCCCGACGGTCAGCCCGGCTGCTCCTACACCAGCGACACACCCGCCGACTTCAGCTACCCCGACACCGACGGCACCTCGCTGACGGACGGGCTGTACGGTGCCGACCTCTACGGGCCTCAGTGGCAGGGCCGCAACAACCCCGGCACATACAGCTTCACCGTCGACCTCGGCTCGGAGCGCGCCATCAAGGAGATCGACAGTTCCTGGTTCCAGGTCCGCCAGGACTACGTCTTCCTGCCCCCTCAGATACGGTACCTGGTGTCCGAGAACGGAGTGGATTACGGCCTGGTCAGCAGCATCGACCAGCCTGCCATCAGCGCCGGCATTCAGTCCAAGACCTACCGCGCCATCAACGTGGCGACGACCGGACGGTATGTGAGGATCGAGGTGGACGGCGGCACGGCATGGAGCATGGTCAACGAAGTGGAGGTTCGCGGGTCATGA
- a CDS encoding AAA family ATPase yields MRRYVPTGTPGAGKTSILRCLAQLSYGVLKEAATAVIAQAQAGGEDKPWMRATFIDDIVALQREPQVAATNPVTVFDRSPICAHALATYLRWPSPPHWPPNSNGSPFERDLRALLRETSPDNRFAECLLATEIKSWRKPRG; encoded by the coding sequence ATGCGGCGATACGTTCCCACCGGTACGCCGGGAGCGGGCAAGACGTCCATCCTGCGGTGCCTGGCCCAACTCAGCTACGGCGTTCTCAAGGAGGCCGCGACGGCGGTCATCGCGCAGGCCCAGGCCGGGGGCGAGGACAAGCCCTGGATGCGAGCGACCTTCATCGACGACATCGTCGCCCTCCAACGGGAGCCGCAGGTGGCGGCCACCAACCCCGTCACTGTGTTCGACCGTTCACCGATCTGCGCCCACGCCCTCGCCACGTACCTGAGGTGGCCGTCTCCCCCACACTGGCCGCCGAACTCGAACGGATCGCCCTTTGAGCGGGACCTCCGGGCACTCCTGCGGGAGACGTCACCCGACAACCGCTTCGCGGAGTGCCTGCTGGCGACCGAGATCAAGAGTTGGCGCAAGCCACGCGGGTGA
- a CDS encoding DUF3592 domain-containing protein — protein MSWHGALLLWCAACAALALIGYGRSLAGTTRAQRAVRVPGRIAEVGTPPHGGDGRAGIPVTIAFPDPATGQEHVLPYVAGDRGIRLDTVWVGREPAVLHPPGDPGRFRIAYDLGDNRRGLAWPHFLVFLLYAGLVADTTIRYGYPWVLLGAGVPLAVVIVFFLRDDLRRACRDAARLDAAVAVPGRVVAVLTTDHDDGGSAWTSYAAVLTFTTRDNTVVTARFRIEPEERATAYGREVTVHYAPDAPEKYTLDVAVARRSNTWDIAFVLTCLLLGAAATVTGAVLL, from the coding sequence ATGAGCTGGCACGGAGCCCTGCTGCTGTGGTGCGCGGCCTGCGCCGCACTCGCCCTGATCGGTTATGGCCGGTCGCTCGCCGGCACCACCCGGGCGCAGCGGGCCGTGCGCGTCCCCGGGCGGATAGCCGAGGTGGGGACCCCGCCCCACGGAGGCGACGGCCGGGCCGGGATACCCGTGACGATCGCCTTCCCCGACCCCGCCACCGGACAGGAGCACGTCCTGCCCTACGTGGCCGGGGACAGGGGCATCCGGCTGGACACGGTGTGGGTCGGCCGCGAGCCGGCAGTGCTCCACCCGCCCGGCGACCCCGGCCGTTTCAGGATCGCGTACGACCTCGGGGACAACCGGCGTGGCCTTGCCTGGCCCCACTTCCTGGTCTTCCTGCTGTACGCCGGACTGGTCGCCGACACCACGATCAGGTACGGCTACCCGTGGGTCCTCCTCGGCGCGGGAGTGCCGCTGGCCGTCGTCATCGTGTTCTTCCTGCGCGACGATCTCCGCCGGGCATGCCGTGACGCCGCCAGGCTGGACGCCGCAGTCGCCGTTCCGGGCCGTGTCGTGGCCGTCCTCACGACCGACCACGACGACGGCGGGTCCGCCTGGACCAGTTACGCGGCGGTCCTCACCTTCACCACGCGCGACAACACGGTGGTCACCGCCCGTTTCCGGATCGAGCCGGAGGAACGGGCCACCGCGTACGGCCGGGAAGTCACCGTCCACTACGCCCCCGACGCCCCCGAGAAGTACACGCTGGACGTCGCCGTCGCCCGACGCTCCAACACCTGGGACATCGCCTTCGTCCTCACGTGCCTGCTGCTCGGCGCCGCTGCGACGGTGACGGGCGCGGTCCTGCTCTGA
- a CDS encoding SMI1/KNR4 family protein, with the protein MMSEVERVLPGLHAHRRTRARGIDWRCLEEALGVVFPDDYKELAGFYPAFEVCDFFRVGGPRPGGERAFLDSILSDLEDLQESYDAEMTTYRPHPAPEDGGLLPWGESSSGDRYYWRIEDQRPVAIVTGSRSDDFWEFPGSLSEFLAAWLGGTVQPTGQPTMEQLGGARYLVFGP; encoded by the coding sequence ATGATGTCCGAGGTGGAACGTGTGCTGCCGGGACTCCACGCGCACCGCAGGACGCGGGCCAGGGGCATCGACTGGCGCTGCCTCGAAGAAGCCCTCGGTGTCGTCTTCCCCGATGACTACAAGGAACTCGCCGGGTTCTACCCGGCCTTCGAGGTGTGCGACTTCTTCCGGGTCGGCGGGCCCCGGCCCGGTGGTGAGCGCGCGTTCCTCGACTCGATCCTCTCGGACCTGGAAGACCTTCAGGAGAGCTACGACGCCGAGATGACCACCTACCGGCCGCATCCCGCTCCCGAGGACGGCGGCCTGCTGCCGTGGGGCGAGTCGTCCTCGGGGGACCGCTACTACTGGCGAATCGAGGATCAGCGCCCGGTGGCCATCGTCACCGGCAGCCGTAGCGACGATTTCTGGGAGTTCCCCGGCAGCCTGTCGGAGTTCCTGGCGGCATGGCTGGGCGGCACCGTCCAGCCGACTGGGCAGCCGACGATGGAACAACTCGGCGGCGCCCGGTACTTGGTCTTCGGTCCCTGA